In Dunckerocampus dactyliophorus isolate RoL2022-P2 chromosome 21, RoL_Ddac_1.1, whole genome shotgun sequence, the sequence CCTGAAGTCGGCGCCAAGCGAGGCGGCAATGGCATTcagttcactctgcatcttaCTCAGCTTCTTTCCCACGCAGATCACAAGGCCAGTCAGTGGGCCCGCCTCCTTTTCTGGCACCTTGAGATATTGAAGCGGTAGCAAAAATGAGCACGAATGATTTGAACTGTTGGAAATGACCTGCAGCTGCCAATCACCAACCTCCTTCCTGGCTGTGCTCAGCTGTGGGCTGGCTGAGGTTGCTTGCATGTCGGAGACGTCGTTATTGCGGGTGCTGTTGGCCAGCGCCACCTTCAGGTTCCTGTTGATGACCTCTGTCAGTGGAGTCTCTGCCCTCTGGCCAGGCTTAGATCTCCCACCTGGAGTGTCCAGTGCTCCTAAAGCATCCTGCACAGAGGTATTTAGATTACAATATAATCTAATATCAGAACGTAGTTTGCAACTTGACCTTGACATTGAAGGAGGGCCTGAAGAGCTGATCTCTGCTGAGAAAACGAGACGGCGTGTCCAGCTGCAGTGAGGGCTCCTTGCAGAGAGGGTTCTTTCTACCGCCCTCATGCTTTTGCTTGGGCGCGCTGACATCATCCTCCTTGGATTTCATCTCGTTCAACACCGAGCGGAACACTTTGCTCTGGAAGCGTCCTAAATCCAACGGCGTGACCGCCTTACCGCTCTGAAGACCAAGCAGGGGGATCTCTGGAGAGGAGAGCGCTGGCGGAGGCAAGGATGTCCTCTGGGAAGCACCAACAAAACTCTCGTCCTCCCCATCTGTGAAGGAAATAAAATCACTTATAGAATACATCTTGTGTGATGTTAGTCAGCAGCAACTTTTTCTAACCTGGAGAAGATGGCATATCAACCAGGAATCGCTCCTCAGCCACCCTCTGGCCAGTTCTCGCCGATGCCATTAACCAGTGCATGGTGACAGCTGGAAGCCCCCACTTTTTTGCTGCCTGGTATTTTGTGCCATCAGGGCTCTGTAGCACCAGATGAGTGCTGGCCAACATTCCTTTTTTCTGGTTAGCCAGGCGCACAAAGTAGTCCTggacactgcaaaaaaataaattaattaattttggggggggggggtagcaAACTTGCTCGTGGACATTAAGATGAGTGATGGAGACTGACATACTTGGCTCCCAGGTGCTTAGCCAGCTCCACCAGGGACTCCCTCTCTGCTCCTATGAACTGGCTGACAGAGAGGACACAATCCTTGAGAGGGAAACGTCCATCCATCACAGCAACAGGAGTGAAGAGAGGATTGGAGGAGAGCTCCAGAACGCACTCCTTCTCCACACACATGGCCTGTTTTAACAGCCATAGCAAAAAACATGTCTACCATCCAATCCAGCACAAAAATGAGCAAAGCTGTGCACCCACCAGCCACGTATCAGTGACAACCTCATCCACCGTGGCCTCCACAGTACAGCCTAAGAGAGGGACTACGGCGTAGTCGGCGACGGCGCGCGTGCAGCTCACCAGCACCCGGCCTCCGTTCTCCGTCACTGTCAAGGAGAGCTGGGCCTCGGCCTCTGAGCCAAAGCCCTGCAGAAggaagcattttccagcaaaGAGACCTGCCTCGCTTGCCTCTTGCATGGTAGATTCTGATTCTGGTCTCGTGCTGTGGTTATGGGACCAGGACTGCAGCTGGGGCACAAACACTGTACTGATGGACCTCCTGCTGTTACACACAGCTGGTGGCGGCATGTCAACTTGAAAGAAAACACACCAGCGTGCCTTTATTATGGGCATGGCTGCTCAATAATAATTTTCTCTGGTACATTCCACCTCCACGAGGAGCTAGCAAATGTGTTTATAGTATcccacaaacatgacaagtaCTCACCAACTGTCGGGTCATCGTCCATGTACTGTGACAACAGGTCCTCCTCTGCTTGCCTCTGCATGGGGGAGCTGGGACTTGCTGCGGAAGGTCCAGCTGAGGACCTGGAGGCAGGAGAGCGATGAGCCGGTACAGACACTCCCACCTGGGTGGGAGGTAGACAGTCAGGGTGAAGGAAGCCTTCTTCTGGGAGAAGACAGCCTTTGGTGAAGCTGTCCAGCAACCACTGGACCGTAACCACATGAGGTCTGGCAAAATAACATAAGAATAAACCAACATTTTTCAAAGCAATGACTGGCCGTGTTCTAGATGTGAGACAGACCTGTGACTTGCTTTGGAGAGAAAATTCTTGAGGTCCTGGTCCAGTTCTCCCATGACCACATGTGTGAGCTTCTCACTTGGCTGGTTGAAGCGAAGACCCCCTGCCACATTCACCACACGCCGCAGCTTCTCCAGCCTCTTCATGGGCAGGCCACAGAGATACAGCTGCAGCCAAAAAGTATGAAATTGGAAAGTTGAGACTGGCACTGGAATCATCAGCGGTGACCACTTGCCTTGCAGCCGTCCAGGATGTCCTCTGCTGGGCACACGGTCAGATCCAGACTCTCTATGGGGTCTGGAGAGTCCACACGGCTGACGCTTGCATTAGTGAGGGCTGTGTCATTTATTGTCATGCTGGCGTTGACAGAGATGTGACTCAAACCCAACAGAGATGGACCCTCTGGAGTGAAAATTAAATCATTAATTAGGcgttcaaagtgcagcccagggggcCACTTCAGCCCATAAATCCCTTGTCATTGGCTGTTGGCATTAAATTCactattaatgagatatattatagatattacactaatttgctttgtcacctgtaataCTAAGCTGAGATAGcttagcatgtacagtatagacATACATTGGGCTGGTTTTGGCTTGCTGTGTGGACTGACCTTCCTTCTTGCCGGTGCCGGTGGGTGTAGACGTGTGTGGCCGAGTGCTTTTAGATGCGTTGCGCTCCACGGTGTAGCGGGATTCATCCTGACAGGAGCCCTTCTCTATGCTATCAAAGAGCCAGTGTAGAGACACGCAATACACGTTCCATTTCCGTGCACACTCGTACTTCTGACCTGTGGTGAAATACGACTGATaacattggtgtgtgtgtgtgtgtgtgtgtgtgtgtgtgtgtgtgtgtgtgtgtggtgtcggAACCAAATCTAGACACATGAAAAATAAACTCTGCTGACTTGCCTGATGGTTCGCTAACGATGAGGTGTGTGCACTCGTTCATTTTGAGCTGACCCGTGTAGTGGCCGCCGTGCAGCTCACAGAGCCGCTGCACCTCTCTGCGTTCTGCGCTGGACAGACCTGTCACACACACGGTACAACCTTGCAACACGGGACACAGATAGTCCTCCATGGCGAGCTCCGTGTACCTGAATAGACTGATGAGGGCAAACATCTTTTAAGATCTACTCGTGATGCATGGATTCAGGGTATGAGTCATTATGACAGTACCTGTCCTGAGATTTCTCCCAGCAGGCTTTGACCCAGGAGGGAAGCAGGATGGGTTTACCCAGACTGGCAGCCACAAGGTATTTTTTACTGCCCACCTCGCCAGCAATCAGGTGTGTGACGGACACATTGAGATCAAGATAGATTCGCCCTCCCATGAGCTGCACTAAATCCATCACCTCTGACTAAACACAAAGAGACACAAACATCAAGGCCAATTATCACCAAGCAAACACAcaacttaaggaagcagggggAAATTCAAGCACTTGGAGCGTGAtttgtaacatttacatttacaagttAAAACGGAGCACCAGAAGTGCTTGGtgtgtcaaagacatcaaggaactggacaaatattgaagaGGACATCCTCTGGACTACAAGGAAAATCAAAGACACAACACACAGAGATGTGACACATCTTTTTTGAAGTCATCAACTGCCGCAACTCTAACAATATTAACAAGGATTATTCCAAATTCAACAATTTTAAGCAATGTATTTCATTCACTGAGCATTACCAAGAAGTTACTGCTTTGTCCATTTCCAGTATTTGCTTATGAACTGTGCATTTCTGCTCGAGTATTCATGTTCAACCTTAATGTCTTGTCTTTATTTTAATGTCTTAttgtaatgcatttatttttttatgaattattacttATTAAACAGGTTTCcctattttattacattttttatttcttgcttttcttttccactCCACAAGCTGTACAGTCTGTgtgcagtattttattttttcctactTTATTAATGTTTAAGCTATAACTACCGTTTACTTTTGAATTGTGTGTTTCTGTCAAAATGTGTACTCTAGTATCTCCTTTTGTCCTTCATCtaacttattttatttgatatttatcaataattatatgtattaatattttaGTTACTCCAATTAGCTACATagtttttatctttattttaacatctttatttcttcatttttctttaacattgcacaCAATAGATAGtgtcagtttttttgtttgttgcttttgtgtattaggattgtgtttttttccccccaacacaTTTGTCCTGTCCTGCATGACCTCTCTATCCATTGCTACACAAACGttcaatgacaaaatgtaaaaaaaatgaaatattgtaagtgtcaacatgtaaaagataTGGTAGAAATGAATTGTCAGCAATAcataacttgttaagcatgtccaaaacaaataaacccaTAACATACCATAGAAATTAATCGTTTCTGTCCAATTTATGTAATTACACATGAATTACATTGGACCAATGAACTCACCCGAGTTGCTTTATCCAGGCTGGTGCAGGAGACGGTGACATCGGCCATGGCCATGTTGTGGACAGGCTTCTCCGCTTTGGGGACGCAGCGCTGTTGCTGCAGGCAGAACACCACCACCAAAGGACTCACAACTCGGCAGCCAAGCTACAGGATGAACCATAAAGAAGgacaataacaatacaatgtGTTAAATCCAAGAGTGAAGTTGGCATTCATCTTAAGAGAATATGAGACAGTATTATACATTCTTGCAGTGCTGGAAGGCAGGAGTGTTGAAGTCACTGAAGACAAAAAGAGATTTGTCCTTCTGGTCCATCTTTAATACAGCGTCCTCATCGATCCTCTTCAGGTACTTTTCAGACTGCAGCTCCAATATAGCCTGTACATTTCGAGGTaaaacatcataataaacagCTGTGAACCAAgacttgtttatgttgtgtgcCAGTTACTGGCTTACCTCATAAGCCTTAGCGGTGTACTCTGACTTCTGTCCTTTGCTTACCACAAACTTGACAATGAAGCCTTCCTTGTCTCCGTTGGACATGATGCCTGAGAAACGGGTGGATGTCACAATTTAAAATACAACCAGTCACTACAACTAACTAAGAGCTACAGCTAGTGAGCTAGTTGTATTGTTAGCTATAGCTATTTTGACATGGTACAAGCCAGTCACTTACCTGCTTCTGGGGGGCCAACTCGGTCAAAATTGTAGAGTATATGGCAGTAATAGTCGAAATGACCTGGAATTATTCTAATGTGTTACTTGACAAACAGTAAGTACGACTGTCAAACTGTCAAACGCACAACCCGTGCTAAACTTTACCAAACATTCCTTTTACCGGCTGagctaacataaaaaaatacattacaaattGTCTTTTGTGTTTAAAACACAAATTGTGTCACGTATGCACAGAATATACATACACATTACTTTTTATCGTTTGTTTGTTCAAAAGACCATCGAATTTCCCTTATTCGCGCCACTACGTCACTTCCAGTGTTACAAGCAAATTGGATCGTGTGGAATATTTCTCTGACGAACAAACGGTCCTAGGAAACAAACCATTccagaataataaaaaattagtATAACGTGAATTGCTTTAaataatgtaaacaaacaaacgaATTAACAGATATAATGGCGAACTCTATCAGATATTACGTAGGTAATACAACGTAATAAATCAATCCTCATTCAGTTATATTACAGCATGTCACTTGTAAATTAGTTCAGGTTTGTCtttaattaaaatagtgtgCTAAATCCACCGTGAGAGGCTTTCAAATTCTCAActtatgtaaacaaacacaaataaacgCTGCGGGttcccttttatttttaaaattttatgtaCAAGTGcgactgatttatttttgaatGTACATTCAATATAGAAAGTTTATATACGCAATATTACATTGAACATTTCACAGACTGCACTAGTCTTTCACACAGATTCAACATCATTCGTCATGTCCACTCGGCCGAATGTCATTTCCGAGGGTTGTTATTCACTTATAAATATTCTAGTGCCTTTAGCATATTGAGGGAAGGAGAATAATGACAAAATTGAGGCAGCCATGAAAATTGGAATGAAGTAGGAATTAAAGTCTGGAGAGCAGAGACGCGTCAAAAATTGGGGGCAGCCTGAAGATCCTTGAGGTGAAACAGGGAGCACAAATCTCTTTTGCAATTTTCTatgacacactttttttttcttgagatgCAGTCTTGACAAGGACGTGATGATGTAAGAGGTTCACCGACGTGAGGTTGAGAATTTGGTGGCCAGTGCTGCCAATCAGGATAGCAAAAGGCCAAAGAGATGGGAGAAACGATAAGTGTCAAGTCTTCCCATGTCTTTCCATGGAAAAAAGAATaactacaataaaaaatatattcatacaaAAAGTAAACTCTTCTGTGTGTCATTGGAAGAAACAAAAGATGGTCATCTGTTAAGACAATTTCAAACAATTTATGAGTGCCAGTTGGAGGGCGGGTGGAGGTTGGTGGCGATACAGGAGGACGCGTTGTAGAAATTTTGGTGTGACTGTCAATGACAACCTCCTCTCCACCCCATCCCCGCATGTCGGGGAGCCGAACAGTCCCGGTGAGCTTCGGCGACCTTGAGGCTTGCAGGGCGGTCAGGGTGCCTGAGCCTGACTGTGCTGGTCGATCGTGTCCATCAGCCTTGGTCTGCGTGGTCTCCGTGGTCGCTGTCCACTGGTGGTGGGACGCTGGGCATTACCGTGGTGCTGCTTCCTGCTGCTGTAAGGTAACCTGCTACTCCTGGCCCTGCAGGTGGCAGGGAGATGAGTCAGAGATGGTGTAGGTGAAACGCTCTGTGACTGTCTTAATAGCTTTCACAGCCATGTTAAAAATGGTGTCGGTGTTAGTAAATGATACTTGGCATGGAGAGGGTAAGCATTGCACAGATGGAAAGATGGGAATGGAATGGAGTGGTAAAGAAGCAAGGGATGCCAGTCGGAGGGCAGAGTCTACCTGCATTAGTGCAACAGAGAGGAGGGTTTTGAGGGTACACCTCAGGAGTCTAGAGCCCACCTCGGAGTGGGCTGCTGGCGGCCAGGAGAGAGGGAGTGGAAACCCCTGAGGAGGAAATATTGAGGACAGAAAAGGCAAAGCCAGGAAGTTCAGGGGGTTGGAAAGAAAAAAGGGCGCTGGATTTAAGCCCGTGTGAGGAATCAGCCACAAAGTCtgcgctttttttttaattttagaagACAGCAAAGCAGAGACAGGTGGTCACAATCTACCTTTCCAACCTTATTGTTCCATGTGTTTACCAGCTGGGTGAATCTAAAGAATTACTCTACCTGTCAGGTAGCCTGCGGTCTGAGACTCGGAAATGAAGAGATCATGTTTCTGGTCCTTGAAGGCACTCC encodes:
- the topbp1 gene encoding DNA topoisomerase 2-binding protein 1 isoform X2; this translates as MSNGDKEGFIVKFVVSKGQKSEYTAKAYEAILELQSEKYLKRIDEDAVLKMDQKDKSLFVFSDFNTPAFQHCKNLGCRVVSPLVVVFCLQQQRCVPKAEKPVHNMAMADVTVSCTSLDKATRSEVMDLVQLMGGRIYLDLNVSVTHLIAGEVGSKKYLVAASLGKPILLPSWVKACWEKSQDSLFRYTELAMEDYLCPVLQGCTVCVTGLSSAERREVQRLCELHGGHYTGQLKMNECTHLIVSEPSGQKYECARKWNVYCVSLHWLFDSIEKGSCQDESRYTVERNASKSTRPHTSTPTGTGKKEEGPSLLGLSHISVNASMTINDTALTNASVSRVDSPDPIESLDLTVCPAEDILDGCKLYLCGLPMKRLEKLRRVVNVAGGLRFNQPSEKLTHVVMGELDQDLKNFLSKASHRPHVVTVQWLLDSFTKGCLLPEEGFLHPDCLPPTQVGVSVPAHRSPASRSSAGPSAASPSSPMQRQAEEDLLSQYMDDDPTVVDMPPPAVCNSRRSISTVFVPQLQSWSHNHSTRPESESTMQEASEAGLFAGKCFLLQGFGSEAEAQLSLTVTENGGRVLVSCTRAVADYAVVPLLGCTVEATVDEVVTDTWLAMCVEKECVLELSSNPLFTPVAVMDGRFPLKDCVLSVSQFIGAERESLVELAKHLGANVQDYFVRLANQKKGMLASTHLVLQSPDGTKYQAAKKWGLPAVTMHWLMASARTGQRVAEERFLVDMPSSPDGEDESFVGASQRTSLPPPALSSPEIPLLGLQSGKAVTPLDLGRFQSKVFRSVLNEMKSKEDDVSAPKQKHEGGRKNPLCKEPSLQLDTPSRFLSRDQLFRPSFNVKDALGALDTPGGRSKPGQRAETPLTEVINRNLKVALANSTRNNDVSDMQATSASPQLSTARKEVGDWQLQVISNSSNHSCSFLLPLQYLKVPEKEAGPLTGLVICVGKKLSKMQSELNAIAASLGADFRWACDDTVTHYLYQGRVGDNSREYKAVKERVLHVVSQHWLQACAEEQKHVSESLYPFTYNPKMSLNLSQVPSSSQRSPPFTRMQHQDITEAQDEKAAEEASTSRRISDESGDQAADRTDISQTLEMRENLQRQLQEIMSATKLETGRRTSMRLIQMGSAGADSNPSTPERTRFGRSGGSRRTLEALRVPREAVMDCNTESSQSEQIFWDDPTAREERAKLADNLQWPGSPSQHSEPVGPPPQPTAQNETHFKDSMTDSELVEMAACDVINQQMGKMVTTPQNKILTPTGPSIAFPLANPPVVPEPEEEIEEEERQTPRFQLSSLSPQERIDYSQLIEELGGVVLDKQAFDPSCSHIIVGTPLRNEKYLAAMAAGKWILHRSYLEACRSVGHFIQEEEYEWGSSSILDALPSISSQQRRLALAAMRWRKALQGSSEKGGAFSGWTVMLNIDQSREDGFRRLLQSGGAKVLPSPSPSMYKEATHLFVDFNRLRPGDFRVDVSEASAQGVTCLKPDYIADYLMQEPIPSVELYLLTECPPEEAPSTPSRKRKAAESTSRLKKSRVH
- the topbp1 gene encoding DNA topoisomerase 2-binding protein 1 isoform X3 gives rise to the protein MSNGDKEGFIVKFVVSKGQKSEYTAKAYEAILELQSEKYLKRIDEDAVLKMDQKDKSLFVFSDFNTPAFQHCKNLGCRVVSPLVVVFCLQQQRCVPKAEKPVHNMAMADVTVSCTSLDKATRSEVMDLVQLMGGRIYLDLNVSVTHLIAGEVGSKKYLVAASLGKPILLPSWVKACWEKSQDSLFRYTELAMEDYLCPVLQGCTVCVTGLSSAERREVQRLCELHGGHYTGQLKMNECTHLIVSEPSGQKYECARKWNVYCVSLHWLFDSIEKGSCQDESRYTVERNASKSTRPHTSTPTGTGKKEEGPSLLGLSHISVNASMTINDTALTNASVSRVDSPDPIESLDLTVCPAEDILDGCKLYLCGLPMKRLEKLRRVVNVAGGLRFNQPSEKLTHVVMGELDQDLKNFLSKASHRPHVVTVQWLLDSFTKGCLLPEEGFLHPDCLPPTQVGVSVPAHRSPASRSSAGPSAASPSSPMQRQAEEDLLSQYMDDDPTVVDMPPPAVCNSRRSISTVFVPQLQSWSHNHSTRPESESTMQEASEAGLFAGKCFLLQGFGSEAEAQLSLTVTENGGRVLVSCTRAVADYAVVPLLGCTVEATVDEVVTDTWLAMCVEKECVLELSSNPLFTPVAVMDGRFPLKDCVLSVSQFIGAERESLVELAKHLGANVQDYFVRLANQKKGMLASTHLVLQSPDGTKYQAAKKWGLPAVTMHWLMASARTGQRVAEERFLVDMPSSPDGEDESFVGASQRTSLPPPALSSPEIPLLGLQSGKAVTPLDLGRFQSKVFRSVLNEMKSKEDDVSAPKQKHEGGRKNPLCKEPSLQLDTPSRFLSRDQLFRPSFNVKDALGALDTPGGRSKPGQRAETPLTEVINRNLKVALANSTRNNDVSDMQATSASPQLSTARKEVPEKEAGPLTGLVICVGKKLSKMQSELNAIAASLGADFRWACDDTVTHYLYQGRVGDNSREYKAVKERVLHVVSQHWLQACAEEQKHVSESLYPFTYNPKMSLNLSQVPSSSQRSPPFTRMQHQDITEAQDEKAAEEASTSRRISDESGDQAADRTDISQTLEMRENLQRQLQEIMSATKLETGRRTSMRLIQMGSAGADSNPSTPERTRFGRSGGSRRTLEALRVPREAVMDCNTESSQSEQIFWDDPTAREERAKLADNLQWPGSPSQHSEPVGPPPQPTAQNETHFKDSMTDSELVEMAACDVINQQMGKMVTTPQNKILTPTGPSIAFPLANPPVVPEPEEEIEEEERQTPRFQLSSLSPQERIDYSQLIEELGGVVLDKQAFDPSCSHIIVGTPLRNEKYLAAMAAGKWILHRSYLEACRSVGHFIQEEEYEWGSSSILDALPSISSQQRRLALAAMRWRKALQGSSEKGGAFSGWTVMLNIDQSREDGFRRLLQSGGAKVLPSPSPSMYKEATHLFVDFNRLRPGDFRVDVSEASAQGVTCLKPDYIADYLMQEPIPSVELYLLTECPPEEAPSTPSRKRKAAESTSRLKKSRVH
- the topbp1 gene encoding DNA topoisomerase 2-binding protein 1 isoform X1, which gives rise to MSNGDKEGFIVKFVVSKGQKSEYTAKAYEAILELQSEKYLKRIDEDAVLKMDQKDKSLFVFSDFNTPAFQHCKNLGCRVVSPLVVVFCLQQQRCVPKAEKPVHNMAMADVTVSCTSLDKATRSEVMDLVQLMGGRIYLDLNVSVTHLIAGEVGSKKYLVAASLGKPILLPSWVKACWEKSQDSLFRYTELAMEDYLCPVLQGCTVCVTGLSSAERREVQRLCELHGGHYTGQLKMNECTHLIVSEPSGQKYECARKWNVYCVSLHWLFDSIEKGSCQDESRYTVERNASKSTRPHTSTPTGTGKKEEGPSLLGLSHISVNASMTINDTALTNASVSRVDSPDPIESLDLTVCPAEDILDGCKLYLCGLPMKRLEKLRRVVNVAGGLRFNQPSEKLTHVVMGELDQDLKNFLSKASHRPHVVTVQWLLDSFTKGCLLPEEGFLHPDCLPPTQVGVSVPAHRSPASRSSAGPSAASPSSPMQRQAEEDLLSQYMDDDPTVVDMPPPAVCNSRRSISTVFVPQLQSWSHNHSTRPESESTMQEASEAGLFAGKCFLLQGFGSEAEAQLSLTVTENGGRVLVSCTRAVADYAVVPLLGCTVEATVDEVVTDTWLAMCVEKECVLELSSNPLFTPVAVMDGRFPLKDCVLSVSQFIGAERESLVELAKHLGANVQDYFVRLANQKKGMLASTHLVLQSPDGTKYQAAKKWGLPAVTMHWLMASARTGQRVAEERFLVDMPSSPDGEDESFVGASQRTSLPPPALSSPEIPLLGLQSGKAVTPLDLGRFQSKVFRSVLNEMKSKEDDVSAPKQKHEGGRKNPLCKEPSLQLDTPSRFLSRDQLFRPSFNVKDALGALDTPGGRSKPGQRAETPLTEVINRNLKVALANSTRNNDVSDMQATSASPQLSTARKEVGDWQLQVISNSSNHSCSFLLPLQYLKVPEKEAGPLTGLVICVGKKLSKMQSELNAIAASLGADFRWACDDTVTHYLYQGRVGDNSREYKAVKERVLHVVSQHWLQACAEEQKHVSESLYPFTYNPKMSLNLSQVPSSSQRSPPFTRMQHQDITEAQDEKAAEEASTSRRISDESGDQAADRTDISQTLEMRENLQRQLQEIMSATKLETGRRTSMRLIQMGSAGADSNPSTPERTRFGRSGGSRRTLEALRVPREAVMDCNTESSQSEQIFWDDPTAREERAKLADNLQWPGSPSQHSEPVGPPPQPTAQNETHFKDSMTDSELVEMAACDVINQQMGKMVTTPQNKILTPTGPSIAFPLANPPVVPEPEEEIEEEERQTPRFQLSSLSPQERIDYSQLIEELGGVVLDKQAFDPSCSHIIVGTPLRNEKYLAAMAAGKWILHRSYLEACRSVGHFIQEEEYEWGSSSILDALPSISSQQRRLALAAMRWRKALQGSSEKGVCGAFSGWTVMLNIDQSREDGFRRLLQSGGAKVLPSPSPSMYKEATHLFVDFNRLRPGDFRVDVSEASAQGVTCLKPDYIADYLMQEPIPSVELYLLTECPPEEAPSTPSRKRKAAESTSRLKKSRVH